The following proteins come from a genomic window of Myroides odoratus DSM 2801:
- a CDS encoding RluA family pseudouridine synthase: MQENVNEVFDDLEDELFEHFRFEAGKGQAPLRVDKFLMNLVENATRNKIQQAASNGNIFVNDVAVKSNHKVKALDVVRVLMKQPPFENIIIPENIPLNIVYEDDALLVVNKEPGLVVHPGHGNYTGTLVNALAYHFENLPLNSSERPGLVHRIDKDTSGLLVVAKTEWAMTELQRQFAEKTTEREYVALVWGNVVEDQGTIESYIGRHVKDRMQMAAFEDESKGKWAVTHYKVLERFGYVTLVSCRLETGRTHQIRVHMKYIGHTLFNDERYGGNLILKGTTFTKYKQFIENCFQLLPRQALHAKTLGFEHPITKEYVRFDSEVPQDMVACIEKWRTYSQNSTLELE; encoded by the coding sequence ATGCAAGAAAATGTAAATGAAGTGTTCGATGATTTAGAAGATGAATTATTTGAACATTTTCGATTTGAAGCAGGTAAAGGGCAAGCGCCGTTACGTGTAGATAAATTTTTGATGAACTTAGTTGAAAATGCAACACGCAATAAAATTCAACAAGCAGCATCAAACGGGAATATTTTTGTGAATGATGTGGCTGTGAAGTCGAATCATAAGGTGAAAGCCTTAGATGTTGTTCGTGTACTCATGAAACAACCTCCTTTTGAAAATATTATTATTCCAGAAAATATCCCATTAAATATCGTGTATGAAGACGATGCTTTATTAGTGGTTAACAAAGAACCTGGATTGGTTGTACATCCTGGACATGGAAACTATACTGGGACCTTGGTCAATGCGTTAGCGTACCATTTTGAAAATTTACCGCTAAATAGCAGTGAACGCCCAGGACTCGTACACCGTATTGATAAAGATACGAGTGGATTATTAGTCGTAGCGAAGACGGAGTGGGCAATGACCGAATTGCAACGTCAATTTGCTGAGAAAACTACGGAAAGAGAATATGTAGCTTTGGTATGGGGGAATGTAGTGGAAGATCAAGGTACCATAGAAAGCTATATTGGACGACACGTGAAAGACCGTATGCAAATGGCTGCCTTTGAGGATGAGAGCAAAGGAAAATGGGCCGTTACGCATTATAAAGTATTGGAGCGCTTTGGTTATGTGACCTTAGTGTCTTGTCGTTTAGAAACAGGACGTACGCACCAAATTAGAGTACACATGAAGTATATTGGCCATACGCTATTTAATGATGAACGCTATGGTGGAAATTTGATTCTAAAAGGAACCACTTTTACAAAATATAAACAGTTTATCGAAAATTGTTTTCAACTCTTACCAAGACAAGCCCTTCATGCTAAAACCTTAGGCTTTGAACATCCTATAACCAAAGAGTATGTTCGTTTTGATTCAGAAGTGCCTCAGGATATGGTGGCTTGTATTGAAAAATGGAGAACCTATTCACAAAATTCCACACTTGAGTTAGAATAA
- a CDS encoding PASTA domain-containing protein: MKLVQFFKSKSFLISLAAAIIISIVGVLGLLKWLKVTTNHGQRIEVPNLLKLDTYQAEQTLDQKELRMIVLDTLDYNKNFPPLTVLEQDPMPGSSVKENRKIYVKINAAGYGKVILPELEQLTYRQASATIASMGLKEGTKSYATFIGKDVVLEVHQNGKKLKKGDLVVKNSKIDFVLGDGKAGLSAEQLDVAPDID, translated from the coding sequence ATGAAATTAGTTCAATTTTTTAAAAGTAAGAGCTTTTTAATTTCTTTGGCAGCAGCTATCATCATCTCTATTGTGGGGGTACTAGGCCTATTGAAATGGTTGAAAGTAACGACAAATCACGGACAGCGAATTGAAGTACCCAATTTATTAAAGCTAGATACGTATCAAGCTGAGCAAACGTTGGATCAAAAAGAATTGCGTATGATTGTCTTGGATACGCTGGATTACAATAAAAATTTCCCTCCTCTAACTGTTTTAGAACAAGATCCTATGCCAGGTTCTAGCGTGAAGGAAAATAGAAAAATCTACGTTAAAATTAATGCAGCTGGTTATGGTAAAGTGATTTTACCAGAATTAGAACAGTTAACGTACCGACAAGCAAGCGCTACAATTGCGTCTATGGGCTTAAAAGAAGGAACAAAATCCTATGCCACGTTTATTGGTAAAGATGTTGTTTTAGAAGTACATCAAAATGGTAAGAAATTGAAAAAAGGAGATTTAGTAGTGAAAAACTCAAAAATCGACTTCGTTTTAGGAGATGGAAAAGCGGGGCTTTCTGCAGAACAATTGGATGTAGCACCCGATATTGATTAA
- a CDS encoding D-alanine--D-alanine ligase — protein sequence MKHVAIIMGGYSSEFEISLKSGQVVFDTLDRTTYTPYKIHIFRDKWVYVDEHNEEFPVDKNDFSVSYKGQKLTFDVVFNAIHGTPGEDGLLQAYFDLIHMPHTSCNAYQAALTMNKRDMLSVLKPYGIKTAISYYLNEGDDINPEAIIQRVGLPCFVKPNRSGSSFGISKVHTTEELVHAIEVAYKEDNEILIESFLKGTEVSVGVINYKGDIIVLPITEIVSENDFFDYEAKYLGKSQEITPARIDDVIKAKIEDIAIKIYRILKMDGFSRSEFIIVGDTPFLLEMNTVPGLTRESILPQQAAEAKISLPDLFDNAIVLALQK from the coding sequence ATGAAGCACGTAGCAATAATTATGGGAGGCTATTCGAGCGAATTTGAAATTTCGCTTAAAAGTGGTCAAGTTGTATTTGACACATTGGATCGCACAACATACACACCGTATAAAATCCATATTTTTCGCGATAAATGGGTCTATGTAGACGAGCACAACGAGGAATTCCCAGTAGATAAAAATGATTTTTCGGTATCATACAAAGGGCAAAAATTAACCTTTGACGTTGTTTTTAATGCTATCCACGGTACACCTGGTGAGGATGGTTTATTGCAGGCGTACTTTGACTTAATCCATATGCCGCATACTTCATGTAATGCGTATCAAGCCGCATTAACCATGAACAAGAGAGATATGCTTTCTGTTTTAAAGCCTTATGGTATTAAAACAGCCATATCCTATTATCTGAATGAGGGTGATGATATTAACCCTGAAGCTATTATTCAGCGTGTTGGCTTACCTTGTTTTGTTAAACCTAACCGTTCAGGATCAAGCTTTGGTATTTCTAAGGTTCATACCACTGAAGAATTAGTTCATGCGATTGAGGTTGCTTATAAAGAAGACAATGAAATTTTAATTGAGAGCTTCCTTAAAGGAACAGAAGTTTCTGTAGGTGTAATCAATTATAAGGGGGATATTATTGTCTTACCTATTACTGAAATTGTCAGTGAAAATGACTTTTTCGACTACGAAGCAAAATATTTAGGTAAATCTCAAGAGATTACCCCCGCTCGCATTGATGATGTAATTAAGGCAAAGATAGAAGATATTGCGATTAAGATTTATCGCATTTTAAAAATGGACGGATTTTCGAGAAGTGAATTTATCATTGTTGGAGATACCCCATTTTTATTGGAGATGAATACAGTTCCTGGTTTAACTAGAGAAAGTATTTTACCTCAACAGGCGGCAGAAGCTAAAATTTCATTGCCCGATTTGTTTGACAATGCAATAGTTTTAGCTTTGCAGAAATAA
- the coaD gene encoding pantetheine-phosphate adenylyltransferase, whose translation MRRAVFPGSFDPITNGHYDIIKRALPLFDEIIIAIGVNADKKYMFSLEERKVFIEKTFADEPKIKVETYQGLTTDFCHEKKAQFILRGLRNPADFEFEKAIAHTNRFLSKIETVFLLTAASTSFISSSIVRDVIRNHGDYIKLVPEPVRI comes from the coding sequence ATGAGAAGAGCTGTTTTTCCTGGGTCATTTGATCCCATCACGAATGGACATTACGACATTATCAAACGAGCGTTGCCTCTTTTTGATGAAATTATCATTGCGATTGGTGTCAACGCGGATAAAAAATACATGTTCAGTTTAGAAGAACGCAAGGTTTTTATTGAAAAGACCTTTGCAGATGAACCTAAAATAAAAGTAGAGACGTATCAAGGGTTAACTACCGATTTTTGTCATGAAAAAAAGGCTCAATTTATTTTAAGGGGCTTGCGAAATCCAGCGGATTTTGAATTTGAAAAAGCAATTGCACATACCAATCGCTTCCTCTCAAAAATTGAAACGGTATTTTTACTTACTGCTGCAAGTACCTCTTTCATCAGCTCAAGTATAGTACGCGATGTGATTCGCAATCACGGCGATTACATTAAATTAGTACCCGAACCTGTACGAATATAA
- a CDS encoding NUDIX hydrolase, which translates to MYKVFVNDKPLFLTDKIEKETDFQLFLLDSVDIDKIIIKYFQNKIDKAFLYHPDEKAMMKRLKEKIPVQKAGGGVVYNAEGKVLFIKRNGKWDLPKGGIEKYEEIADTAVREVEEETGARELKVIRKLPKTYHIFKRNGKYRLKITSWFEMSTSYDGPLIGQAEEGIEEVVWFDKEQIKEAMSNSYENIKLLVEEAGLLSE; encoded by the coding sequence ATGTATAAAGTTTTTGTAAACGATAAACCGTTGTTTCTAACTGATAAAATTGAGAAAGAAACCGATTTTCAGTTGTTCTTGTTAGACAGTGTTGATATTGACAAAATTATCATTAAATATTTTCAAAATAAAATTGATAAGGCATTTTTATATCATCCAGACGAAAAAGCCATGATGAAAAGGCTAAAAGAAAAAATTCCTGTTCAAAAAGCGGGTGGTGGTGTCGTGTATAATGCAGAAGGGAAAGTACTTTTTATCAAGAGAAATGGTAAATGGGATTTACCTAAGGGAGGAATTGAAAAATACGAAGAAATAGCAGATACGGCAGTAAGAGAAGTAGAGGAAGAAACAGGGGCTCGAGAATTGAAAGTAATCAGGAAACTTCCCAAAACCTACCATATCTTTAAACGAAATGGAAAATATCGATTGAAGATTACCAGTTGGTTTGAGATGAGCACATCCTATGATGGACCATTAATAGGGCAAGCAGAGGAGGGAATTGAAGAAGTAGTTTGGTTTGATAAGGAACAAATCAAAGAAGCAATGTCTAATTCCTATGAAAATATTAAACTTTTAGTAGAAGAAGCAGGTTTGCTTAGTGAATAA
- the pyrE gene encoding orotate phosphoribosyltransferase: MIFTKETAQQTAELLLQINAIKLNPKNPFTWASGWKSPIYCDNRITLSYPEIRKYLKEEFAKHIVAKYGKPDVIAGVATGAIGIGLLVAEALELPFVYVRPEPKKHGRQNQIEGQLEPGKKVVVIEDLISTGKSSLQAVEALKENGADIVGMAAIFTYEFQVSKDNFAQAGVELTTLSNYTSLLENAVKQNYISASDLETLQEWRVNPSEWNQ, from the coding sequence ATGATTTTTACTAAAGAAACAGCTCAACAAACTGCCGAATTACTTCTGCAAATTAACGCAATTAAATTAAATCCAAAAAATCCTTTTACATGGGCTTCTGGATGGAAATCTCCTATTTACTGTGATAACCGTATTACACTGTCTTATCCAGAGATTAGAAAATACTTAAAAGAGGAGTTTGCAAAGCATATTGTTGCAAAATATGGTAAGCCTGATGTAATTGCTGGTGTAGCAACAGGAGCTATTGGAATTGGCTTATTAGTAGCTGAAGCCTTAGAATTGCCTTTCGTTTATGTTCGTCCTGAGCCTAAAAAGCATGGAAGACAAAATCAAATTGAAGGACAATTAGAACCAGGAAAAAAAGTAGTTGTAATTGAAGATTTGATCAGTACAGGAAAAAGTAGCTTACAAGCTGTTGAAGCTTTAAAAGAAAATGGAGCTGATATTGTAGGTATGGCTGCTATCTTTACCTATGAATTTCAAGTTTCTAAAGATAACTTTGCTCAAGCGGGTGTTGAATTGACTACCTTGAGTAACTATACTTCTCTATTAGAAAATGCAGTAAAACAAAATTACATCTCTGCTTCTGACTTAGAGACATTACAAGAATGGAGAGTTAATCCATCAGAATGGAATCAATAA
- a CDS encoding RtcB family protein, producing MGRKLSGKDLIQLGFPQNNTINIALGTISRYKKKESKDAVLREAKQVLQNPDAYLGDGIWGKVAESMVKQVEVKRHELTHTRAPFSIFGADAIDEQTKYQLYTALKLPVAAAGALMPDAHYGYGLPIGGVLATHNAVIPYGVGVDIGCRMSLSVFNLPANFLKGKDHQLLNILSDHTKFGMYETHQNKVDHEVFYRDEFKNIPFVKGLLDKAYKQLGTSGSGNHFVEIGIVHLAETKPEWKLIPGDYLAVLSHSGSRGLGANIAKHYTYLATKQCPLPSNAQHLAWLDLDTHDGQEYWMAMNLAGDYAKACHDDIHRRIAKALGKQIAFTIENHHNFAWKEVINGEELIVHRKGATPAAVGQLGIIPGSMTTNGFIVEGLGNEASLHSASHGAGRLHSRNVCKSKFTKSDIKTELKTAGVQLIGGSVDEAPMAYKDINAVMQAQEDLVKVLGTFTPKFVRMDK from the coding sequence ATGGGAAGGAAACTTTCAGGGAAAGACTTAATTCAATTGGGTTTTCCTCAAAATAATACAATCAATATTGCTTTAGGTACCATTAGTCGTTATAAGAAAAAAGAAAGCAAAGACGCGGTACTTAGGGAAGCAAAACAAGTGTTACAAAACCCCGACGCCTATTTAGGTGATGGTATCTGGGGAAAAGTAGCAGAAAGCATGGTCAAGCAAGTCGAAGTAAAACGACATGAATTGACTCATACAAGAGCACCTTTCTCCATTTTTGGAGCAGATGCTATAGATGAACAAACCAAATATCAATTATATACTGCTTTAAAACTACCCGTTGCAGCCGCTGGTGCTTTGATGCCCGATGCTCATTATGGGTATGGATTGCCAATTGGTGGGGTTTTAGCCACACACAATGCTGTTATTCCTTATGGAGTTGGGGTTGATATCGGATGCCGAATGAGTTTATCTGTCTTCAATTTACCAGCCAACTTCCTCAAAGGAAAAGACCATCAGTTATTGAATATTTTATCCGATCACACCAAGTTTGGTATGTATGAAACGCATCAAAACAAAGTAGATCACGAAGTATTCTATCGTGATGAATTTAAGAATATTCCCTTTGTGAAAGGATTATTAGATAAAGCCTACAAACAATTGGGAACATCAGGGAGTGGAAATCACTTCGTAGAAATTGGCATTGTTCATTTAGCAGAAACCAAACCAGAATGGAAATTAATTCCAGGTGATTATTTAGCGGTTTTATCCCACAGTGGATCGAGAGGCTTGGGCGCCAATATTGCAAAACACTATACTTATTTGGCAACCAAGCAATGTCCTTTACCGAGTAATGCACAGCATTTGGCTTGGTTGGATCTCGATACTCACGATGGTCAAGAATACTGGATGGCAATGAATTTAGCGGGTGACTATGCCAAAGCTTGCCATGATGATATTCATCGTCGCATTGCCAAAGCACTGGGAAAACAAATTGCTTTTACCATAGAAAATCACCACAATTTTGCGTGGAAAGAAGTCATCAATGGAGAAGAACTGATTGTTCACCGCAAAGGAGCAACACCTGCTGCAGTTGGACAATTGGGTATTATCCCAGGGTCCATGACGACAAATGGATTTATCGTGGAAGGTTTGGGAAATGAAGCTAGCTTGCATTCTGCTTCACATGGAGCAGGTCGGTTACATTCAAGAAATGTTTGTAAGAGCAAATTCACCAAGAGCGATATCAAAACCGAGTTAAAAACAGCGGGTGTACAACTAATTGGCGGTAGTGTAGATGAAGCACCAATGGCCTATAAAGACATTAATGCTGTCATGCAAGCACAAGAAGATTTAGTAAAAGTACTAGGAACCTTTACTCCTAAGTTTGTACGAATGGATAAATAA
- the prfH gene encoding peptide chain release factor H: protein MERIIQITSGRGPAECALAVTKIAAILVKEANQQQLVATYLPSTTAASDSIFIEIKGTDKQGIQAFIESWLGSIQWVCSSPLRPKHKRKNWFIGIFETEPREQAVLWEEKDFAYQAIRSSGAGGQHVNKVSSAVRITHLPTGLQVIAMDSRSQHQNKKLAKERLLLKLEQSKENHAELVEKQTWMNQLQIARGNPTRLFIGPQFKQKGSH, encoded by the coding sequence ATGGAGCGGATTATACAAATTACATCAGGAAGAGGACCAGCAGAATGTGCTCTTGCTGTTACTAAAATCGCAGCTATTTTAGTCAAAGAAGCGAATCAACAGCAGCTTGTTGCAACTTATTTACCTTCCACAACAGCAGCATCTGATTCAATTTTTATTGAAATAAAGGGAACAGACAAGCAAGGCATTCAAGCATTTATTGAATCATGGTTAGGAAGTATACAGTGGGTTTGCAGCAGTCCTTTGAGACCCAAGCACAAACGCAAGAATTGGTTCATTGGTATTTTTGAGACAGAGCCGAGAGAACAAGCAGTACTTTGGGAGGAAAAAGATTTCGCTTATCAAGCCATTCGCAGTTCAGGTGCAGGAGGGCAACACGTCAATAAAGTAAGCTCTGCAGTACGCATCACCCATTTACCAACGGGTTTACAGGTCATTGCTATGGATAGTCGATCACAGCATCAGAACAAGAAATTAGCCAAAGAGCGCTTGCTTCTTAAATTGGAACAATCCAAAGAGAACCACGCAGAACTTGTGGAAAAACAAACGTGGATGAATCAATTACAGATAGCAAGAGGAAATCCTACTCGCCTATTTATAGGACCACAATTTAAACAAAAAGGGAGCCATTAG
- a CDS encoding ATP-dependent Clp protease adaptor ClpS: protein MSTKEIVEEKIDVSELLNGQSEIILYNDDVNTFDHVIETLIKVCDHTAEQAEQCAILVHYTGKCTVKTGEFKKLKPQCLQLLDAGLSAEIQ from the coding sequence ATGAGTACAAAAGAAATCGTAGAAGAAAAGATTGATGTATCGGAATTGTTGAATGGTCAGAGTGAAATTATCTTGTATAATGATGATGTCAATACGTTTGATCATGTAATTGAAACCTTAATCAAAGTATGTGACCATACAGCAGAACAGGCAGAGCAATGTGCGATATTAGTGCATTATACTGGAAAATGTACGGTTAAGACGGGTGAGTTTAAAAAATTAAAACCACAATGCTTGCAATTATTAGATGCAGGGTTAAGTGCTGAAATACAATAA
- the prmA gene encoding 50S ribosomal protein L11 methyltransferase translates to MSYIGYHFTVEPLVPGVEILIAELGEKAFESFEETAIGVSAYVQQDLWTEDILEDIFILQSDQFTITYRKEEIEQVNWNEEWEKNFDPIDVDGVCYIRAPFHEKTQAQYDIVIEPKMSFGTGHHETTYMMVRQILNNDMQDKVVLDMGCGTAILAILAAMRGAKNVDAIDIDNWCYLNSIENAARNACSNIDVFEGDASILVQEPKYDVVLANINRNILLNDMDHYIRTMKENAEIYFSGFYTEDVSSIKKAAEEKGLTFENQLEKNNWVSLKFKK, encoded by the coding sequence ATGTCATATATTGGATATCATTTTACAGTAGAGCCTTTAGTGCCTGGTGTAGAAATTCTTATCGCAGAATTAGGTGAAAAAGCATTTGAAAGTTTTGAAGAAACAGCTATAGGCGTTAGTGCTTATGTACAACAAGACTTGTGGACAGAAGATATTTTAGAGGATATTTTTATTCTACAATCCGATCAATTTACCATTACGTATCGAAAAGAAGAAATCGAACAAGTGAATTGGAATGAGGAGTGGGAAAAGAATTTCGATCCCATTGATGTAGATGGAGTATGCTATATTCGAGCGCCATTTCACGAAAAAACACAAGCGCAATACGATATTGTAATTGAGCCTAAAATGAGTTTTGGAACAGGGCATCATGAGACAACGTATATGATGGTTCGCCAAATTTTAAACAACGATATGCAAGACAAAGTTGTTTTGGATATGGGATGTGGAACGGCAATTTTAGCTATTTTGGCTGCCATGCGTGGAGCGAAAAATGTCGATGCTATTGATATTGATAATTGGTGTTATTTGAATTCAATTGAAAATGCTGCCCGTAACGCTTGTAGCAATATCGACGTATTTGAAGGGGATGCATCTATTTTAGTTCAAGAACCTAAATATGATGTGGTTTTAGCCAATATTAACCGCAATATTTTATTGAATGATATGGATCACTATATCCGTACCATGAAAGAAAATGCTGAGATTTACTTCAGTGGATTCTATACAGAAGACGTTTCAAGTATTAAAAAAGCAGCAGAAGAAAAAGGTTTAACCTTTGAAAATCAATTAGAAAAAAATAATTGGGTATCTTTGAAGTTTAAAAAGTGA
- a CDS encoding porin: MKKIYLLILSLLSLNAIAQKIETANNDIKLAQLPYYNFGKGVGITSSDSIFQLNLRFRMQNRLTFMENEGEKTKYEGEIRRLRLRFDGYVGNPKFLYVIQLSFAPKDMGKTVEGESVNIIRDAAMTYRPNENWSFIFGQTKLPGNRQRINSSGALQLTDRSINNSKFNIDRDFGLQAYYHQERKDKFGYVIKTAVSTGRGRNFQGSESDSYALTGRVELFPMGSFKNNGAYFEGDIARETKPKLMLAGTFSHNNNAENSQGQTGTKLYETRNLNSFMADAILKYDGWAGMVSFMNRNVDDAITSGIDPDGTKRNSYVYAGHGMDYQLSYLFLNNYELIGRVSTQKMKTQLYEQLNLPNTTEFTVGVTKYLWEHAFKLQAELTYDKLDFYQGSSKNNWYFRMQFEIGI; this comes from the coding sequence ATGAAAAAAATCTATTTATTAATATTGTCGTTACTATCACTTAACGCAATAGCACAAAAGATTGAAACAGCTAATAACGATATTAAATTAGCTCAACTTCCTTATTACAACTTCGGTAAAGGAGTTGGAATTACATCTTCGGATAGTATATTTCAATTGAACTTGCGTTTTCGCATGCAAAACCGCTTGACTTTTATGGAGAATGAAGGAGAAAAAACAAAATATGAAGGAGAGATTCGTCGTTTGCGTTTGCGTTTCGATGGTTATGTAGGGAATCCCAAATTCTTATACGTAATTCAATTGTCATTTGCGCCAAAAGATATGGGGAAAACAGTCGAGGGAGAATCGGTGAATATCATCCGTGATGCGGCAATGACTTATCGTCCAAATGAGAATTGGAGTTTCATCTTTGGACAAACAAAACTTCCAGGAAACAGACAGCGTATTAACTCTTCAGGAGCACTTCAGTTAACGGATCGTTCAATTAACAACTCTAAATTTAATATAGACCGTGATTTTGGTTTACAAGCCTACTATCACCAAGAGCGCAAAGACAAATTTGGTTATGTTATCAAAACAGCGGTTTCAACAGGACGCGGAAGAAATTTCCAAGGTTCTGAAAGTGACAGTTATGCTTTAACAGGACGCGTGGAGTTATTCCCTATGGGAAGTTTTAAAAATAATGGAGCTTACTTTGAAGGAGATATCGCGAGAGAGACTAAGCCAAAGTTAATGCTTGCTGGTACGTTTTCACACAACAATAATGCAGAAAACTCACAAGGACAAACAGGAACAAAATTATACGAAACGAGAAATCTAAACTCTTTCATGGCCGATGCAATCCTAAAATATGATGGATGGGCTGGAATGGTTTCTTTTATGAATCGAAATGTTGATGATGCTATTACCTCTGGTATAGATCCAGATGGAACTAAACGCAACAGCTATGTATACGCAGGGCATGGAATGGATTACCAATTGAGTTACTTATTTCTTAATAACTACGAGTTAATTGGCCGTGTTTCAACACAAAAAATGAAAACACAATTATACGAGCAATTAAACTTACCAAATACAACTGAGTTTACAGTAGGGGTAACCAAATATTTATGGGAACATGCCTTCAAACTTCAGGCTGAATTAACGTATGACAAGTTAGATTTCTACCAAGGATCAAGTAAAAACAATTGGTATTTTAGAATGCAATTCGAAATTGGTATTTAA
- the lysA gene encoding diaminopimelate decarboxylase yields the protein MISTAILEQLKKEETPLYYYDLPLLRATISAAKTAADQWGFHIHYAVKANNNPRILQEISTLGLGADCVSGLEIETAIAHGFQAKSIVFAGVGKTEKEIRVALSQGILAFNVESLEELQVIDAIAREMETHASVALRINPNIDANTHHYITTGLDENKFGIMMHELEDCLTLIHSNESALALVGLHFHVGSQITDWTVFKRLCLKVNEWNTWFIERGIVVPILNVGGGVGINYKDPDGEAIVDFVDFFALFHRFLEPKPGQQVHFELGRSLVANCGSLISRVLYIKKGVNKNFAILDAGMTELLRPALYQAYHQIQHLEQGESEIEATEKYEVVGPICESSDCFGKNVELPVLVRGDLIAIRSAGAYGEVMSSRYNLRQPLQFYFEE from the coding sequence ATGATTTCAACTGCGATATTAGAACAACTAAAAAAGGAAGAAACACCCTTGTATTACTACGATTTGCCTTTGCTCAGAGCAACGATATCTGCAGCAAAAACTGCTGCAGATCAATGGGGATTTCACATTCATTATGCAGTAAAGGCGAATAATAACCCCAGAATACTGCAAGAAATTAGCACCTTAGGCTTGGGAGCCGATTGTGTCAGTGGTCTAGAAATAGAAACGGCAATTGCCCATGGATTTCAAGCGAAATCAATTGTTTTTGCAGGTGTAGGAAAAACAGAAAAGGAAATCCGAGTGGCACTGAGCCAAGGCATATTGGCTTTTAATGTAGAATCACTAGAAGAATTGCAAGTCATTGATGCCATTGCTAGAGAAATGGAAACACATGCTTCAGTTGCTTTGCGCATAAATCCTAATATTGATGCGAATACCCATCATTATATCACTACAGGGTTAGATGAGAATAAATTTGGTATCATGATGCATGAATTGGAGGATTGCTTGACCCTGATTCATTCTAATGAAAGTGCGTTAGCTTTGGTAGGATTGCATTTTCACGTGGGGTCTCAAATTACGGATTGGACGGTTTTTAAACGTTTGTGTTTAAAAGTTAATGAATGGAATACGTGGTTTATTGAAAGGGGAATTGTAGTGCCAATCTTGAATGTAGGAGGAGGGGTTGGTATTAATTACAAAGATCCAGATGGCGAAGCAATCGTAGATTTTGTCGACTTTTTTGCGTTGTTCCATCGTTTTTTGGAACCCAAGCCAGGGCAACAAGTGCATTTTGAATTAGGACGATCATTAGTAGCCAATTGTGGGAGCTTAATCAGCCGTGTATTGTATATCAAAAAAGGCGTGAATAAAAATTTTGCCATTCTCGATGCAGGTATGACTGAGCTATTGCGACCAGCACTGTATCAAGCCTATCATCAAATACAGCATTTGGAGCAAGGAGAATCTGAGATTGAGGCAACAGAAAAGTATGAAGTAGTGGGGCCTATTTGCGAAAGTAGCGATTGCTTTGGTAAGAATGTAGAGCTCCCTGTATTAGTTCGCGGAGATTTGATTGCTATTCGTTCTGCAGGGGCGTATGGAGAGGTAATGTCTTCTCGTTATAACTTGCGCCAACCGCTGCAATTTTATTTTGAAGAATAA